From a single Streptomyces misionensis genomic region:
- the thiS gene encoding sulfur carrier protein ThiS: protein MTAQPFTISVNGERREVSPGTALDTVVRSLVRSPSGVAAAVNETVVPRTRWASTALAEGDRVEVLTAVQGG, encoded by the coding sequence ATGACCGCCCAGCCGTTCACCATCTCCGTCAACGGGGAGCGCCGGGAGGTCTCCCCCGGCACCGCCCTCGACACCGTCGTACGGTCGCTGGTCCGGTCTCCCTCCGGGGTGGCGGCCGCCGTCAACGAGACCGTCGTCCCGCGCACCCGGTGGGCGAGCACCGCGCTCGCCGAGGGCGACCGGGTCGAGGTCCTCACCGCGGTGCAGG